The genomic region GCCAAACGGCTTCAGGAAATGCAGGCGCTGGTCCGCCGCATCCCGGTCGGCGAAAGCGTCGTCAACGCCATTCTGGAACTTGTGCGTTCGGCCCGCCCCGGCGCCAGCGACCGGCCGATGAACAAGTACATCTCCTGGGGTCCGGGGCCGCGGGCAAGCCAGGCATTGATGCTCACGGCACGGGCCCGCGCACTGCTGGATGGCAGGCTGTCGCCTTCCGTCGACGATGTGCTGGCTCTGGCAGAACCGGTGCTGCAACACCGCATGCAGCTTTCCTTCTCGGCACGGGCAGAGAAAGTTTCGGTCCGGGACGTGATTGCCGACATCCGCTCGGCAATCGGGTAGGCGGCCGGGATAGGCAGCATGAGCCAGACCACCGGAAAACTGGTCGATGCACTTCAGGCACAGACCGTGCTGGCACGTTCGCGTGCCCGGGCCGCACTTATTCCCGACCTTCTGGTGGAAGCCCATCGCGTCGCCAACAATGTGTTTGCCGGCTGGCATGGCCGCAGGCGGCGCGGCATTGGTGAGAATTTCTGGCAGTTCCGCCCTTACGTTCAGGGCGAAAACCTTGCGGCAATCGATTGGCGGCGCTCTGCCCGCGACGACCATGTCTACATCAAGGATCGCGAATGGCAGGCTTCCCACACGATCTGGCTTTGGGTCGATGAGAGCCCGTCCATGCTGTACCAATCAAGCGGCACGGAAGTTTCCAAGCAGTCGCGCGCACTGGTGCTGGCGCTGGCCATGGCAGAACTGCTTGCCCGCAGCGGCGAACGCATAGGCTGGCTCGGCGTTTCCAAGCCGATCGTTCACCGCCATGCCGCCGAAAGGCTGGCCAATGACCTGCTGGTGTCGGGCGCCCAGGAAACCTGGCCCGACATGAAGCGGATCGGCGATCATGCCGAAGTCATTCTGTTCAGCGATTTTCTTGAATCGCGGGAGGATGAGGAAGCGCACCTTGCCGTCTTCCGCGATCTTTCCAACAAACGCGTGCGGGGACATCTGGTACAGATTGTCGACCCGGCAGAGGAAGTCTTCTCCTATTCGGGCAGAATGGAATTCCGCGACCCTGAAACCGGCCACCGACTGAACCTCGGCGCAGCCCAGACCGTCAAGCAGGACTATGAAGCGCTGTTTCGCGGCCATACCCGGTTGCTGGCAGATTATTGCGCCCGGCTTGGCTGGTCCCACACGCTGCATCACACCGACCGGCTGGCTTCCCTGGCGCTACAGTCCCTGCACATCGCCTTGTCCGAAAACGCATTTGACGGAGGTGGATAATGGCCGGATTGCCCCTCGCCTTCGCCTCCCCCTGGGTTTTGCTGGCCCTGCTCGCCCTGCCGGTGATCTGGTATCTGCTGCGGCTAACCCCGCCCAAGCCGCGCAGCGAGTTCTTTCCGCCCTTTGTCATTCTCGAACAACTCAGGGCAACGGAAGATACACCAGCCCAAAGCCCCTGGTGGCTTACCCTGCTCAGGCTCGCCATGGCAGCCCTCGTGATTTTGGCCATGGCCGGCCCGGTATTCAATCCCGGCGAAACCCCGCTTAGGGGTGAAGGACCGCTTCTGGTGGTCATCGACGACGGCTGGGCCAGCGCCGACAGTGTGGAACTGGTCCAAAAAAGCGCGCTTTCAATGGTGTCGGCTGCCGAAGAAGCCGGGCGAACCGTTGCCATCGCACGAACAACGGATTTGGCGGACGTT from Salaquimonas pukyongi harbors:
- a CDS encoding DUF58 domain-containing protein, coding for MSQTTGKLVDALQAQTVLARSRARAALIPDLLVEAHRVANNVFAGWHGRRRRGIGENFWQFRPYVQGENLAAIDWRRSARDDHVYIKDREWQASHTIWLWVDESPSMLYQSSGTEVSKQSRALVLALAMAELLARSGERIGWLGVSKPIVHRHAAERLANDLLVSGAQETWPDMKRIGDHAEVILFSDFLESREDEEAHLAVFRDLSNKRVRGHLVQIVDPAEEVFSYSGRMEFRDPETGHRLNLGAAQTVKQDYEALFRGHTRLLADYCARLGWSHTLHHTDRLASLALQSLHIALSENAFDGGG